GAGATTTTACCGTGCATTATTCCAACAGGGTTCCTAAAGCTGGATCCATTAATTAAGTTGGCCAAGATAGGACTGTTGACAAGGATGTGcacaatcattttttaactggTATTCCATATTCAGTAGCTCCTTTCCTGCATTGCATTTGCCCTCGGTAGCTTCATACCAATCttgtattctctctctctctctctctctctccatttctctctctctctctcaacaggACGTAAAACGTCGGCCTCTGAATCGCACGAAGGACAAAAATAGTCTCGCTCGATCGCTTTCtgactcctctctctctctcgctctctctctctctctctggatctCGAGCTTCGATATAAGGCCGCTCCATCACTGATATTCCCCCTTCAGTATTCTTCGGGTGGGCTAGCGGTACTCTGATTCTGACGGAGCCGGTAGATTCCGTGGGTCACTTTTCGAGTTGATTGAAGAATATACACAGCTACTCAAGTTTCTCCTTTTCTGTGACGTCTTCTTTATTGATTATTTTGCAGAGATCTCTAACAATCGATGCTGACCTGTGGCTCTCCGGAAGATTCTTGATTCAGGGAATCGGTCAAAATTCTTCTTCCAAGTTTCGTTCAACTCAATCTCGTCCTCTCGACCCGAGTTTCATCTCTTGGCAAGATTGAATTTTGGCCTTCATACTATATACAGTTTACCAAATCACCTTCAGTACAATCAGTTTtcgatgtttttctttttttttttggtggggtgTGCAGTTATCGATGGAGGACAGGAATGGTTACTACCGCCAGGGGAGTGGTCTACGGAGATCCTTAAGAGATTGCGACTTTGAAGAATCAGACATGTGGGATGTTCTTGACGACCAAAAAGATCACAGCCCGAAATTTCACTCCGCCTCCGAACCCTCCAGATCTTACTCGAGCCAAAACCCAAAATATTCGGCGGCAAAGATGATCCCAAGAGCGAGCAGTGGCAGTAGCAGCGGTTCGACCCCTGAACCCAAGATCACACAACAGTCAGCGCCTGTCAATATCCGAAACTGGTCACACATTAAAAGGCGAAGTGCCAAATCCGAGAAAGCTTCCAAAAAGCCATCTTGGAGAGGAAATGATGGTGATGGCGATGAGGATGAAGAAACCGACAATGACGACGACGTGCATGTTGGAGGAGGGAGTGATGGAGACGACGATGAAAATGACTATAAGATGCCACCACATGAATTCATAGCTTCTAGGCTTGCAAGGAGTCATATATCCTCGTTTTCGGTTTTCGAAGGCGTTGGGAGGACTCTCAAGGGAAGGGATCTCAGCAAAGTGAGGAATGCTGTTCTGACCAAAACTGGGTTTCTCGAATCACCTTGACAGGACTGTGGAAATTTCTAGCGAGTTTGAACCGTCGTGTCATTGATTGTTTAGGTAAACTCATCTTCTCAGGGTTGTGGTATGGCCTTCTGAATTGGAGATTGTAGTCATTTTAGAGTGAATATATGAGAGTATCCATTTCCATGTAGTAGTCTGCATTTATGTGAAGTTTGGATATATCCTGTGAAAGGGTTGTGGACTTTTTTCCATGTCTCCTACGCCACATATTCATTTAGGTGGAGGAGATATAAGAAATCCCATCACAGCAATCAATTGCTCATTTTCTGCTCAGTTCTAATCAGTTATTATCTGTAGCTGAAAACTCATATGGTCAAGCTCACTTCAAGAGCACTCGTCATCATGAATCAGTCACAATGATCAATTTTACCGACATGCAGCACAGATTGTTCCGAGATCATGTGTCTCGGTTCTCTGTTTCTGGGATTCTCTGTCAAGACCTAAGAGCCCATAGTGTATCTGCCATACTCAGCTTTGACATTGGTGGAGATCTAGTCACGAAGACTAATTTATCCTGCACATGTCGTAAGGTACACGGTACCTGCGAAAAATTTAATCTTTCCCTCAGGATATCCGGTACAGATATACGGGACTAATTTGATATCCCTCGTTCCATCTAATTTCTAATTGTTTTGCTGATGAATGCTTATGACTCTGCCGCCCTGTGAAAGCGAGGAGGAACTCGCTATCAGACATTTCGAAATAGTTTTAAAGCACATTAGCATATCAGACAGGTTTCTCTGTCAATCTATCACGAGCTTTAGAATCCATGTCACTCTCACAAGGTTAGATTTGTCCTGGCTTCATGCGCGTGGCCACTAAAATGTTTCATAGCATGTCACGTCTCTTCAACACAAGAACCCTTTTCTCATTGATTACTCGGGTAAACATACTTTCCTGAGCAGTGCAAGGGGCGGATCAATGAATTCGCACCGCAAGCAGTTTCCATCCTACACTGAAGCTGTACTAATATCTTAAACAAAGATCGATACGGCGACACAAACTGTGTCGGGCAGTCCCCGAGTCCCGAGAGCCACAAACAGAGAATGCAGAAATCACGACCGTCTGCAGCGTGCAACTGCCGTCCTCAGCAGGCCCGAGGGGTTCCAATTTACCTATAGGAATCaacagactctctctctctctctctcgtcattTCAAGAAGCAAGCGAggtccaacttcttttcttaGATTTGAGCTGCCCGCGGTGGTCCCCGAATCACGGCCCCACTAATTGATTAAAGGAGAGCCGTCAATTAGCACCATGAACTGAAAGTGAAATGCCAACTGCCTTCTTCATAATTTTCTCATATCAACTTGAGATACCTTTGTGTTGCTCGACGACACAATGTCATTTTCCAGGTTTTCCGCAGCTTTTTCTTTAGAACCCGagtgttctatttttttaatgccGATCAATGCGAGGGAGGGAAAAGACTGAGTGGAAGATCGATTTTTAAAGAGCGTAGGAATATCCTTAAATGATTATCTGAACAAGTGGGGCATTAGTAAACGCACAACAAATGTTTGCCCTATCATCTTAACAATCTTGGCCCTCTTGccctttgctttctttttaacAAAGGTTAAGTgctattttgaataaatttccGCGCAATCTAGACTTATATGACCTCCCAGTCCCTAGTCTAGTCGAGTTGAAGAAATTCGTTCCTTGCAACTGGGTCCCAAGAGATTTCATGGAGCAGAAATCGAACACGAGACTTCCAGCCGATCAACCTGAGCTTACTATCATGACCCCATACATTTGTCCTGCGATTTCGAAGTTAGTAATGCGTCGCGTAGCTGCTGGTCTCCATGCTTTTCAAAAGGTCGTGTACCGAACTTCGACTCATCATCGATGCACGCCGTGGCCCACGACTCGAGCCCgcacgtttttttttcttttctggacATACAAGAGCACGTGACCTGTTGAGGACCCCTCTCACCAAACGCGAGGATGACGATGGATCAAAGttgcattttccaatttagGCTTGCGGTTGTGTTGATGCGTCGAAAAGCCAAATCGAGAGTTCGCATCTGTTGTGGTATTTTCGCTTTATCACTTACCCATATTGATAGTCAAATAAGTCGGCACCAGAGGTGGCTGCCATCGATCCACTCAATTTGTTGCTTTTACAAAATATGCACGTAGAATCCatgtaaatgaaaaaaaaaaaaaaaaaacagtacgCATGTATTTACTCTAGGATTGAGCCAGGCGTCCTCGTGCTTTCGGGTCAAGAATCATTGACTACGGATTCGACTCTTGTTCTAGGGAATTCGGATTTTAGTGGGAGAGCATGATGGTTATATGAATAGATGATTTATGAATAAGAGATTATTAacatattataaagaaattctACAAATACGTATGGAAAACAATGTATTTTAAGATTTGaacttttttctaaaaaagtaatatataagataaaaacttcgaattttcaaaatgagaaaaataaaaatgaaaatgaaaatattagtTTAAGCACTTGTTTATAAATTAAACTGACATAGGgtattttgaccaaaataaaaCGATGATTCCTCGAGAGTTGGAAGTCCTTTTTGTTTTATATatgattttatataatatacatataaacAAGTGGGTGATTCCAGTATAAATAGGGTAAGAAGGATTCAAGAGATTATAAACATCGACCTAAACATATTCATAGTatgatttaattaatatatattaccATGATAAACCATTCTCAAAAACTAGATAAACAATATAATAAATAACCATATATCTCATTAATTTCTAAATTATCGACTGGATAAAAATCACGTGATCATTTCGTGTTCTTGATTGGGGTGTTTTCGTCTCTAGATGCTTGAAACCAAACATACCATTTGAGCACGTGAAAATTGAAGTTGAGTTCGAGTTGGAGATGAGGAGGATTCGTGTGCAATGGTCATGAAATTCGGAGGATCAGGGTTTTAATGGTGAAATTTGGGGCCATTTGGGCATAAGAATGTGCACGCGAGCGACACGCGCGGTTTTAGACATTTTTGATGGAAAACGTGTTCCTCGTCAAAGGAACAAAATCTGGTGACGTCACTTGCGCCTGTTCGCCGTCCAACGAATGTATTGGCGCCGTCCATAAGCTGGGGGCCCACGAACGAACGTCGGCAATTCCGAGGgtcttttttaaaacaaaatatttttggaattttcctaaaaataaaataataatacaaaaatttaGAGTGAGAAGAACAAATACAAAGCTTGTTGCTTTTCGGCAGCCGCTGCAAATGCGGAGCCCAGGGTCATCGCAGAagtattgaaaaaaataatcacttatatcatttaaaattattaattaataaaaaaaaatttcatcatcaaCGATAATTtatatctgaattttttttattaataatgaaaatatcattcatttatttatttctgcaCAAGATACGGATAATAATTTTtaggaagatatttttcaaattatttattttttgcgaaataaatgcGCCCTTAAATGTAAATTTGTCGGCACGGGGTTGACTCTTGTTAGAAGAAATGCAAATTCATGGAATTATTTGCATTTACACAAATCATGTTGGATAGATATACAAgcgatcatttaaaaaaaaaaaatcagatcaTCTATTTCTGAGGAAATAAACAAGGCTTTAATTATAATTGTCTTCTCAGCTTAATAGGTAACAAATCTCGTCACAGTTATCCGCGCAAACTACAAAAGCTGGAGACGGTGAAAAGAGGGTaagaaaccgaaaaaaaaacatagatgAGCCAGCATTATAGTGCAGAGTTATAATGAATACACCAAATAGAAAGTCTAATCAAAGTTGAATTAGAATTTATGCCAGAATACCAGATACATACATAAATCCATGCATTTTCAGATTTTCCGCCACTGgccaaccaaaaaaaaggaagtttCTGCTTcatattctcaaaatttatataCCAGCATGCCTCAAATAATTAGATATTAccatgacatttttttccttttctttttgtcataaaatttttcCTTATAAAGGGACAAAAACCAATCTGATCATCGGTCAGTAATGAATTCGATTAACATGCAGGATAGGAAGCAATAATCATGGGAAATTCCAAAAAATCCTTAACTTATTATGtttgctaattcaattataaacatttcaatttagttaatttccTAAACTTGTAAGCAATTTACCAATTAAGtattttcgatcaattttgattggaaatcgtCGATACAAACACTAGTCATCTTAAGTGGTACAACCAATATTGACttagacaatttttataatttaaaaatgaatattttaattattcttttcttttattttcttttttctttcattttggtgGCGAGATGGTTGCGGACTGGAGTTGGCGAGGCTAGGATGGCCTCGCCTACAACCTTCATGTCTTGTTCCTAGCAGTTGAGGccacccttgcccaaatctaggcaagacCTTCGCAGCTAGCGAGGGCTTCACTCAAATCTAGCAAGGTCATTATGGCATCATTAGCTATAGGTGAGGCCTTTGCAATCGATAAGGGCCGTTGCCCAATCacaatagaaagaaaatgaaaaaaaaaagaaaaattcaaaaaattttaaaaggttATAGAATTGTCCATATTAGTGCTAATCATATCACATAAAACAACTTACGTTAACGTCAGCgatttttaaccaaaattgattggaatgactcaattagaaaattgtcaagaggtttatgacaaaatttgccaaattaaGAGACttgggactaaattgacatacaTTCAATAGGTATATGACTTTCTCAATAATTTTCCTAAACAATCGGGGATTGGTTTGAATATCTAACATGATAACATAATTGTTCTCAAAAGTTGCAtactcaatcattcaattcaatgtTGATACTCTTATTTTCATAATTCACTCATTTTGCTTTTGGTACAAATGAAATACTTATTTTCATGATTATAAACGCCTAAACTAGATAATTCTTGAAATCCATGCTTGACGAATAAAATGAGAGAAGTTTTAATTAGCATGCACAAGAATGTTAAAGCATATCCacttttgcaaaaatgaataatttgaaaaatatttttcagaaaataattagCTATATTGCTTAAGATAATTAGtcaattgaaaatatttctattgtcaataacaatttacatctaaatatttacatgaataataaaaatctattttgttcATTCATGTAAATGATACAAACgatcatattttaaaaaataatttttaaattattaattattttaaattttttttttaagatgacAGTGTTTTCCCCCAAAAAATCACTCTCTTGGGTGCATGCAATATAGCCGTTCTCATTGACGTGGCTAATGGTATTGAATTGGGCTGTCGAGACTGTTGCTTTGCTAGGGAGATCAGGCCTCCTTATAATAATCTCAAGATGGATTGGGCTGCTACTGAATCCTTGGGTTAGCTCGGTATGGATGGATAGGTGCCCCCAAGAAAGTGGCGGTCCAGGCTGATCATGATCTGCTCTCTACGCTGCTTACTTGACTTACGCTTCTGTCTAATTTGCTAATTCGAGTGAACACTTCTGTCTACTAGCCCCCCACCTTAGGCTGCCACCCTCGGGCCTGCTGCCGGCACAATGTTTACCATTCGAATCGCAATTCGCCGGCTTCCACACGGCTTCAAGATCTCTTGTGTCGAAATGTTAGGAGACACTCATTCATGGGCTTCCTTTATGCAAACAAGTGCTTGATATTTCTCTATACCACCAAATGCGAATAATATCATGCCTCGATCATTGTCAATCTAATGAAGGCTGATTAAGTTGGAAGTGAGACTGTCGATAGAGATCATTATTGTGTAGATATTTTTGTGCGCGCAGGTCAATCTAATGAAGGCTAATTAAGTTGGAAGTGGGATTGTCAATAAAGATCATCATTATGTAGATATCTTAGTGCGTCGTAACGAGGTGGAAGCATCCACACAGCACATGCAATTTCCTCACTTTCAACTGCGTATATTATAAAACTTATATGTATCATATATTATAAAGCTTATCCATATCATATGGAGAGCATGATGATTTGCTTTTTGCCAACTGCCATTAACTTGCAAGAAAGAACTAAAGTTCTCACCACCACTCCATGTGAATCCTCTCTCCCCGAAAACAGCACCTTTTTGACTTCTCTCCCCCGACAAGACACATGTACTTGAGATCAGATGAGTAATAATGTGAAGTATGATAAGTCTAACCTTGTCGATGCTGTCTTTTTTTCCAGCTTTGAGGTGAACTTTTTTGCTTGGCCTGGATATGATGTACTTTGTCATAATTTGACGTTTGGTGATGGATCAATCATCTTTAGGAAGGACCCTTTTGGGTTGCAAATCCTCCTACCTATTGTTCCAATTTGTAGCAATAATCCCATTGTTTTCAATTATTAGCAAAAGGCGACTATCCAACTTTTGTCTCATAATGAATTTATCTCTTCATTCGtgcgtgtatatatatatgtagtaTGTACGTAAGATCAAAATACTTCAATCTTCTATTACAAGCgagtttgtttgtgtttttttttttttgaaagttatcAAATGTTCTATGACCACTTGTTGATTGTAAAAGTAATTCGTTACAATATAATTGTAAAAACTTTAAAATGtctgcatttatttttaacaCCTTCTCATCTTTATTTCATTAAGATATTTGGCGAAATTATGCAATGTCGTAGCTTGAATGGCAGAAAAATTAAGTTTATAAAGGACATAAATATAGATGAACAGCAGTTGCATTGCGGGTTGcagatttttttgtcaaagtgGATGATGATGTGCATGTACATATAGGTAGACCAGATTCTTTCTTAGTTTAACCATATATTGGAATCTTCACTTTAAATCTTGGTAAGAAGtgtcaaaagagaagaatataacatttttataatttatttattttgcgaaaaataaatgatgtgGAGAATACATTCTTAAATGATGGTGTCACTTAttaaaattagttaatgaaattttttttaatcatcaacAACGGTCTATGCCtaaatcattttcattgataatgAAAAGCAATACAAGTGATAATTttaatgaaacttttttttttcaaattcattaATTTTCTGCATAACAAAGGTATCCTAAATAGATATATATGCTCTATGTCAGGCTTTCAACTCCTTCAGTCCCCTAGGCATTTTATATTTCCATAGTTCTGCGTACTGCATGGAAGTTGCTGCAGATAGTTGCTCCTGTCCTTTGAAGTGCTTTTGCATTTGAAATTGTAAAATGTCCTGCTAATTGTATTCCACCAAGAAATAAACACAAtgcttttgagagagaaaaactTTGCTGGTATAACTATATATATGGTATTCTTTCATTTATGACTTTTGAGTATTTGGATTGAACTTTCTAATAATGTACTTTTTTGAGTTTGTGAGCACAAGGAAAGTTGAATAGTTTATTGTACTTGTCGAAGTATTCAAAATGGTCGGGCATGTGGTGAATGATTTCTCCTCATTCTTCTTGGGAATGTGGGAGCAGTCCTTCTACAACATGAAGCATTAAGGAAGAACGCTTGGAGAAGATAATTCGTTATAATATAATCAGAATTATATATAAGGCTCGGTTTGTTTCTCAAAATAcagatgatttgaaaaatattttcttaaaaatgattatttgtattgcttaaaaaaattaaacaaagaatATTTTCGTCATCAGTGAAagtatttaaacataaattattattgataataaaaatatttatctttgattaattattttaaataatacaagtaattattatttttaaatagttcttagatcattcatttttcccaaaataaatgaagatttAATTTTAATCGTTTTCTCAGCTTAATAGGTAACAAATCAAATCACAGCTACCAGCGCAAACAATGAGAGTTGTAGACGGTGAAAAGAgggtaagaaaacaaaaggaaaatatagatGGACATGCATTCAAATTGCTAGTTATAACTGACAGACAAAATAGAAAGTCAAATCAGATTCGAATTCAGACTTTATGCTAGAATACCGGATACATACACAAATCCATCCGTATTCAGAATTACCTCACTggccaaccaaaaaaaaaaaaagtttatattcTCCAAATTTCTATATCAGTTTTAAATAATTAGATATTACCGTGAAAATTATTCCTTAATAAGGTTTAAATATACAACCAAAAAATCAAACTGTCACCTGTCACTATTGAACTCAATTAACATGCTGAATAGAAAGCAACAATCAGggggaaaattataaaaaaaattcctaaacttattacacttatATCAATTCCATCCTAAACTTATaaacaatttgccaattgagacatttggccaattttgataaaaaaaaaaaaaaaatcactggaATGTGGATGCTGATCATCTTACATGAATTACCATATTaacaagaacaatttttataattttttaaaatgaatttttaattttcctttttcttttattttggttaGCAAGGGTTGGGAAGTCCTCTTTGGTCGCTTGCAAGGGTCACAGCCCTTATTGAGTGCTGGCAAGGGCCACCTTGCCTGCAACCACAATCGACAAGGTTGGAATGGCTTAGCCTAGGGCCTTTGCAATCGGTGAGGGCCCTCTCCCAATGGGCAACAACCCTTATTAGccacatttgaaaaaaataaggaaaataaaaataaaagaaaaaattctatatttttctaaaaagataCAAAAAATGTCTGTGTTAATATTAATCGTGTCACGTAGGATGACTAGCAtttacattagcaatttctgACGAAAATTGCCAAACAACTCAATTTGAAAACTGTGAAAAGTTCAAGACTACATTAGCcaaattgagatattttttttgaattaatacAAATGCAATAGGTATAAGTAATAAGACTTTCTTAGTAATTTCTCAACAATCAAGGACTATTACATAAATTTTGTAGACAACATGAGAAAATTGAATACGAATATCCAATATGATCATGTAATTCGAATGGATATTCTTATTTTCACAATTTACTCCTTTCACTTTTGGTAAAAAAGAAGTCTTGATTACACATGCCTAAAATAGATAACTCTAGAAATCCATGCTCGCCAGATAAAATGAGAGAAGTTTTAAATAGCATGCACACCAATGTTAAAGCGTATCCTCTCCGACGAAttctcttgaaataattagttaataaaaagtattttcattattgataataatttatatctaaatatttgcatgaatgatgaaaatatttttcattcatttatgtaagtgatacaaatgatcatttaaaaaaaatatcaaattattcatttaccGTGAAATAAATGGGTACTGgtgtttttccaaa
The window above is part of the Eucalyptus grandis isolate ANBG69807.140 chromosome 6, ASM1654582v1, whole genome shotgun sequence genome. Proteins encoded here:
- the LOC104450244 gene encoding uncharacterized protein LOC104450244 is translated as MEDRNGYYRQGSGLRRSLRDCDFEESDMWDVLDDQKDHSPKFHSASEPSRSYSSQNPKYSAAKMIPRASSGSSSGSTPEPKITQQSAPVNIRNWSHIKRRSAKSEKASKKPSWRGNDGDGDEDEETDNDDDVHVGGGSDGDDDENDYKMPPHEFIASRLARSHISSFSVFEGVGRTLKGRDLSKVRNAVLTKTGFLESP